A genome region from Pristis pectinata isolate sPriPec2 chromosome 40, sPriPec2.1.pri, whole genome shotgun sequence includes the following:
- the LOC127587445 gene encoding transmembrane protein 79-like produces MSAFLPLVQVNSQSPVDQEDVSKAEATDSGGTGSSTPLEEASSPLHSSDTLEYPDDKQRPSCLEAYPPAEVVPEGDEPGSGESPGPTEDEDPSLPKAQAEPPPLPLCDPSVYIRVAPGGSLTCRSSEEEEEEEEEEEEEEEGVRVKPDGGKVLDSSHEHRPFLVFRRGSRLQSRAPPDAEWPDGEAGMEGVGPDGRHCGCCSRPNLKATAALVGSLLVYPCFLYGAYVFLPFDVPLMPSLIARLIYTLRCSTFATIPILMGFIVYGLARLCSSSLDPFGKRKDEVEIHLRFITDSIHLFLLFFVNLLVLSTYIPHEVLKLLPLLTAFFALARLIYWLTFAISSTFRGFGYGLTFFPILGLLICNLSYMFVLAPDKMFATSLSEPGQEEQSQSPRQRFWG; encoded by the exons ATGTCAGCCTTCCTGCCTTTGGTCCAAGTCAACTCCCAGAGCCCAGTGGACCAGGAGGATGTCTCCAAGGCTGAGGCCACGGATTCCGGAGGGACAGGGAGCTCCACGCCCTTGGAGGAAGCGAGCAGCCCTCTGCACAGCTCGGACACCCTGGAGTACCCAGATGACAAGCAGCGCCCGAGTTGTCTGGAGGCCTATCCGCCAGCTGAGGTGGTGCCGGAGGGGGATGAGCCAGGATCCGGCGAGAGCCCTGGGCCCACTGAGGACGAGGACCCTTCCCTGCCCAAGGCACAGGCTGAGcccccaccactgcccctctGTGACCCCAGCGTCTACATACGGGTGGCCCCTGGAGGCTCACTGACATGCAGgagcagtgaggaggaggaggaggaggaggaggaggaggaggaggaggaggagggagtgcGTGTGAAGCCCGATGGAGGCAAGGTCCTGGACAGCAGCCACGAGCACCGGCCCTTCCTGGTGTTCCGCCGTGGGAGCCGGTTGCAGAGCCGGGCTCCGCCGGACGCGGAGTGGCCAGATGGGGAGGCGGGCATGGAGGGAGTTGGGCCGGATGGCAGACACTGCGGCTGCTGCAGCCGCCCCAACCTGAAGGCCACGGCAGCCCTGGTTGGATCCCTGCTGGTCTACCCCTGCTTCCTGTACGGGGCCTACGTCTTCCTGCCCTTCGACGTGCCCCTGATGCCCAGCCTCATTGCCCGCCTCATCTACACCCTCCGCTGCAGCACCTTCGCCACCATTCCCATCCTGATGG gTTTCATTGTGTACGGACTGGCACGGCTCTGCTCCTCCTCGCTTGACCCCTTCGGCAAGAGGAAGGATGAGGTTGAGATCCACCTGCGCTTCATCACCGACTCCATCCATCTCTTCCTGCTGTTTTTCGTCAACCTCCTGGTCCTCTCCACCTACATCCCACACGAGGTGCTGAAGCTCCTGCCCCTCCTCACTGCCTTCTTCGCCCTGGCCAG GCTGATTTATTGGCTGACCTTTGCCATCAGCAGCACCTTCCGGGGTTTTGGCTACGGCCTCACCTTCTTCCCCATCCTGGGGCTACTCATCTGCAACCTGTCCTACATGTTCGTACTGGCACCTGACAAGATGTTCGCGACTTCCCTCAGTGAGCCAGGGCAGGAGGAACAGAGCCAGTCCCCACGCCAGAGATTCTGGGGCTGA